The genomic interval CATTCATGTCACAAACTGAAATCATGGAATTGGTAAGCAACTGGGTTGCGCACATCATGAAGAAGACAGTTAACTATGACTTGAACGTTGACCAAATTCCAACATTGGAATGGGCCGAAGCCATGGAACGTTTTGGAACAGACAAGCCTGACATGCGTTTTGGTATGGAACTACAAAACTTGACTGACTTGATGGCTGACTCAGACTTTGGTGTGTTCTCAAACGCTGTTAAGGCTGGCGGACAAGTTAAGGCACTCGTTGTTCCTGGGGGAGCAGATAACTACTCACGTAAGGACATCGACAAGATGGCACAATTCATCGAACGTTTCGGTGCAAAGGGATTGGCATGGTTGAAGGTTTCTGAAGCGGGAATCGAAGGACCAATTGCTAAATTCTTGACTGAAAAGGCAGATGACTTGTTGGCACAAACGCAAGCACAACCAGGAGACTTGTTGTTGTTCGCTGCTGACCAACCTGGTGTTGTTGCGGCAAGTTTGGATGCTTTGCGTCGTTCAGCAGCTGAAAAGTTGAACTTGATTGACGAATCAAAGTGGGCCTTTGCCTGGATTACGAACTGGCCACTATTTGAATACCAAGCTGAAGAAGATCGTTGGATTTCAGCGCACCACCCATTCACAATGCCAAATGAAGAAGATTTGCCATTGATGGATACTGTAGAAGGTGCTCACAAGGCCAAGGCACAATCATATGACTTGGTTTTGAATGGTTACGAACTTGGATCAGGTTCAATCCGTATCCACCGTATGGATGTGCAACAAAAGATGTTGCAAGCGCTTGGATTTACACCTGAATCAGCTAAGGAAGCCTTTGGCTTCTTACTAGAAGGTATGGAATTCGGCTTCCCACCAATGGGTGGTATCGCACTTGGTTTGGACCGTTTGGCAATGTTGCTTGCTGGACGTGACAACATTCGTGACGTTATTGCGTTCCCTAAGAACTCAAAGGCCACTGAACCAATGACTGATGCACCTACACCAGCAAGCCGACAACAAATCGTTGAAGATCTTGGCTTGGTTTCGCCAGTGTACTCAGAAACTGATGCACCAAACATGGCTGAAGAGTAAGCAAATCGATTTATTGATGATCTAATGCCTACTTGTGAGTGAAAATGGGGGAAACATGAGCTCGATTATTAAGTTTTTTGATCGCCATGAATCAGCTTCTCGTGTCTTTACAGCCTTACTATATGCAATCACTTCTGCGGTAGCGTTGAATTTCTTCTGGATTCCTGGAAACATTTATTCATCTGGATTCACTGGACTAGCGCAAATTGTGAACACGATTAGTAATCGCTATATGGGCTTCGACATGCCGATTAGTGTGTTGATTATCTTATTGAATGCGCCATTGTTGATTTTGGCGTATATCAAGATTAGTAGGCGCTTTGCCTTGTTTACGACAGTTGCCCTAGT from Weissella ceti carries:
- the aspS gene encoding aspartate--tRNA ligase produces the protein MKRTNYAGLIDETYLGQHVTLDGWVQKRRDFGGVLFVDLRDREGLVQLSFSDEINAEAKAIADDIRTEYVIEVQGIVKERIEGAQNLNLRSGKIEVQVDHIEVLSAAKTTPFEIEDGIETSDELRLKYRYLDLRRPEMQRNLLIRSKVTAATHEFLDDAGFIDIETPILAKSTPEGARDYLVPSRIYPGSFYALPQSPQLFKQLLMGAGFDRYYQVARAFRDEDLRGDRQPEFTQLDLETSFMSQTEIMELVSNWVAHIMKKTVNYDLNVDQIPTLEWAEAMERFGTDKPDMRFGMELQNLTDLMADSDFGVFSNAVKAGGQVKALVVPGGADNYSRKDIDKMAQFIERFGAKGLAWLKVSEAGIEGPIAKFLTEKADDLLAQTQAQPGDLLLFAADQPGVVAASLDALRRSAAEKLNLIDESKWAFAWITNWPLFEYQAEEDRWISAHHPFTMPNEEDLPLMDTVEGAHKAKAQSYDLVLNGYELGSGSIRIHRMDVQQKMLQALGFTPESAKEAFGFLLEGMEFGFPPMGGIALGLDRLAMLLAGRDNIRDVIAFPKNSKATEPMTDAPTPASRQQIVEDLGLVSPVYSETDAPNMAEE